In the Candidatus Roizmanbacteria bacterium genome, CTGTACATCGTCTTTACCATCTCAACGATTTTTTCAAGTTCCTCCTCTACCTGATCCATGGTACAAAAAACATGAGCATCATCCTGCGTGGCCGAACGAACTCTGTTGAGTCCTCCCAGTTCCCCACTTTTTTCATCTCTGTAGACAGTTGTTGTTTCGTAGTAGCGAATTGGGAGATCTCGGTAGCTTCTTGGGTTTGAGGCATAAATCTGGATATGATGAGGGCAGCTCATTGGTTTTAGAATGAACTTATCATCGGTCTCCTGACTTGTAACCAAAAACAATTCCTTCCCAAATTTATCCCAGTGTCCAGAGTTTTTATAGAGCTCTTCTTTTGCAATATGAGGGATCCAGACCTTTTTATACCCAGCTTCTCGCTGAAGTTTTTCAGAGAGTCCCGCAAGAAGATCTCGTAGAATGGTTCCTTTTGGAGTAAAAAGTGGAAGGCCTGAGCCAACGAGATCGGAAAAAGTAAATAAATCCATCTCTCGACCAATCTGTCTGTGATCTTTCATGTCTGCCATAAACTTTATTATACAGAAGGTGAGTAAATACTGGCGCCGTCCTCAACCGCCTCCTTAAGATTTGAAATAATAAATGGAAGTCGGTGCGCAATCGGTGCGTTAGGATCGTTGAGTATCCCAGAAAATACATTTTCAATTTCAAAATATTTTGTAAACTCAGCCCGTCTATGCGGAGGAACTCCAAAAAGTATCCCAAAAGCTTGCATGACCGGAATTCTATACGGAGCTGACTTAACCGTAGAGATATTACCTGCTTCCCTAAGTAGCTGAGGATTGAAGTCTCCATCTTTTAGCGACTCTATAATAGATACAACTATAGACTCTTCAAGTTGCTGTTCGCCCAGAAGTGCTACAAAAAGTCTTGAATATTTTTCCACCACTTTGTCACGTATTGCAGACTCCGTTAGCAAAGTAAGCAGCGCTGAAGAAAGCCGAGTTCTAGATATTAGTGGATTTCTTCGGCCAAGTCTATCCGTGCCCATAGCTAGGCGCACCTGATCGGCTATCTTTTTTTTGATAGTCTTATTTGGCTTATCGAAACCTGCTTTTACAAGCATGTTTTCAGTTTCGCGTTGAAACTCTTCTAACTGAGATTCAGATATCTCAGTGGTTCTAAAATGTCGAAGTTTGCCTCGAATAAACTCGTCCAATTCCTGTATCCTATTTGCAATAACCCCCGTTTTATCATGCTTTCCCAAAACTTCGACTGTTGAGCCGGTCAAACTTTCAATTGAGCTATGAGGTGACCACCTTTTTAAGGCTACCTCAGGATCTCTAGCTGTGCGATAGCTAGCCAACCATAGATGACCATCAAATGGAGAATATCTGACCCCATCTTCAACTGGGAATACACGCGGTAGTCCTTCAACCCAGTTGTTGACCGGATTTTCAGCTACGACTTCAAACTTCCTATGTATTAATCCTTTAGCTTTATCTTGGGGATGCTTTCCGAGAATTCTGTCTTCAACTCCTGCCATAATATAGAAAATTATCTTAGTTTATATTTACGATTACCGGTCACCGATCCAAAGGAGGTGATCGGTTTGTGTCTATTAATATTTGATGCAATGTGAGTGTGAGGATGTTTAAGTATATAGGCTATAACTGCGGTAGCAACGCAACCAACAATCGTCAATGATGGGTATAACAGAGGGTGACGATCATTATAGTCAAAGTCTCCTCGAACAGATCCTCTCACTATCTTTTCATGTTTACTCATTTATACATTATATCATTAAGGACTGTTCTGACGGTCTGCTTCCACCTTTTCGTTTTTATGCGATCAATGAATGTTTCCTTTTTACATATAAGACTTACCGCATGGACATCGTCCGTGGTTGGTATCAACGTATCATTCGACTGAACATACATTATTGAAAGAGGATTTGACAGATGATCGAGTCCGAGACCGTGACCCAGTTCATGTTCGATGGTATGAATGAGTTCTTGTTGACTGTTGTTATAGTATATTGATATCGTTTTAGAGGCAGATTCGAATAATCCTTCTTCTGGTTTAGACTTCACCACGGTTTGAAGAGTAGTTATGTTGCCATTCAGTTGTTCTATTTTTGTGTTTATATCGTTAGTGGTAAGCTGTAGGGTACGGGCCTCAGCACTAATCTGCTTAGTCAACTGTTCAAGCTCTGTCTGTTCGGCTACGAGCTTGCCATACTCCTCCTCTGTTTGTGTTGAGCTTTTATTCCAGTTACTTACCTTATCATTAAATGACTGTACTTTTTTATCCAGCTCATCTGAACGTTTTTTAAAGTCGTCAATTCTCGACTGAAGCGTCGACTTGTCTTGATTCACTGCGCTTTTTTCAGTGTTGACCTCCGAGGCTATTGCCTGTCTTTCGTCGTAAACCATCTGAATGGTAATTGGTTTCTCTGCTGTTGGATTGTAGGTGAACAAATCTTGTCCCGTTGCCGTCTCCCAGTACCGCTCCGCCTCCTTAATGTTCTCAAGAACCTGCATTCTTGTAAGATTGAATCTGGAATCAATGCTTCCAATTGTATAGCTCACAGTCTTGTCGCAGATATTTGGAAGTGGATAATAATATGCAAAACCCATCATTCCTAAAATAATTGCCAGATACACAATCCACCTCATATGTAAATTATATAAAGATTTGCTTAAATAGTACGTTGAGGAAATATTTTTAACCCTGATACTATTATTTAAATAATAGTATCAACTAAATGCCCTGCTGTTTCAATCTCTCGATCTTCCGTTTCCTCTCCCATGCAACTTTCCAATCAACTCCCGATTTGCCAGGTGGAAATAGCAGAGAATATAATTCTTCAAGCATTAATTTCATTTGATCATGCTTTATCATCTGACGCAGTGTCGGAACGATTCCATTACTACGCTCCATAATGATTCTGTATTTTGAGACAGTCGCCATGGAAACTTTCAGCACAAAACAAATTGTCCTATGATCAATGTCCTTTAAAATTAGATACATAATGGCTATTCTTTTCGCGACCATAAGGCGTTCTATAGGCGATAAGAGATCTATGACAGTTTCGTTAAATGCAATTTTTGAATTTTTTTTGCCAACTACTTCAAAAAAAAGATCCAACAATTTGTTTAAAGTTTCCTCGGGAAGTTTAAAGCGAGATACTCTTACCATATAGATACTATTATTTAAATAATAGTATCGGTCAATAGATTATATGCTACAAAGTGAAGGGTTTAGATTGATTGGTGGCTTTAAAAAGAGTGATGTACTACGTTCCTTTCCAAAGGCGTGGTAAAATTAGAGCTTGGACTCGTAGCTCAGTTGGTTAGAGCGTTGCATTGACATTGCAGAGGTCACAGGTTCGAGCCCTGTCGGGTCCACACAAGAAGTATAATAAGGTTAGCGGACGTAGCTTCCCGATTTCGATCGGGATCCCGATGGCAGCGACCATCGGGGCAATTGGTAAAGCTTATAGCTTCCAATTTCGCTACGATCTAAATAGCGGACGTAGCTCAATTGGCAGAGCACTTCCCTGTCACGGAAGGGGTTGCGGGTTCGAGTCCCGTCGTTCGCGCAGTTAGTTTAAGGTTGATTTTGATCTTCAGAAGAGTACTCTTGTACAATGAAGCTCCTGCAAGTGCCAAATGCGCCACTTATTATTGCCATAAGTGGATTAATAATCAGCAAAGTGCCTAACGTTCTTCTTCATAAGCTAGGAGCAACAACATATACGATAGCAATCATCTTATGGGCATATGAAGAAATAACTTCAGGGATTAATTGGGCTCGTAAACTACTTGGATTAGTGGTAATTTTTACAGTAGCATATTCACTCTTCAATCAATTGTAATGTGCGATTAATGGGAAAGCTTTAGAAAAGTTAGTTGCTAAATAATGAGTTCCCACATAGTTCCTACCTTGACCCCCCACTTCGCTGAGGTAATGCACTAGAGCGTGCTTATTTCTTAAAGTTCTTCAAGTCCTCCCAGTGTTGGTGAACTAGACATGGGGTTAGGAGAAGTCCTAATACAATCCAATAGCTTCGAAACCAGCCACTGTGCATATCCGAACCAAGTACTAATGCATGATAAAATATGCTTGCCATTGCAATTGTTTGTGTAAAGTTCACAAGCCACCAGAGTCTCACTACCTTAGGATTTTCTTTAAATCGCGCTATCACCTCGAAAAATAGAAAGCCTGTGAGGCCAAGCATTCCCAAAATAACATAGGGGATACTCGCCTCTCCAGCGTATGCAAAGTAGCTGAGTGGTGGAAGCCCGAAACCCTGCCTGAGCTGTTCTATCGCCAATATCATCGGATGAAGGAGGACAAGCCAAATTACGATGGCTGTAGAGGTTCTATGATAAGGTTTGTGTTTTGGAAGTGATGGAATTAGTCTTCGTATCTCGCCTACGATAAAGTGGGTCCACATTATGCTCCATGCCAAGATTCCAATAATTGGAAAAACCTGATAGAGGGAAACGACTTTAAATGTAAAGCTCATGGTTTCAAACCATACGGTAAATCCCACTCCAATCACGACCATTGCAAGTATCCACGGAAAGAGGTTCCACCAACCTGGAAGGATTGCCGAGTCCTTATTACTTGCCATATATCATATGCTACAGAATATGCTGATATAAGGCAAATTGAAGCTATTTAATGCCAATTTGAGGCTCCAGCCTCGTTAGCTATAAGATACATAAAATACCCCTTGACAGGCCTGTAGTAAGTTGCTATACTGCACCTAGATCTTAAGGTTTTTCGCCAAGCGCTGAAAAGCTTTAAGATCTTTTTTTATAGCCCAAGAGACATAGTTAAAGATTGTCTAAAGGCCAATACTTATGAAGATACTCAAATTGTTTTTAAGCGTATTTGTTGTTTTATTATTCTCGGGCACAAATGTTCTAGCCTCAGATCAGCAGGCTGGTTCATCGGCCATTCTTGTGGCTAGTCCAAAGAACGAGATCGCCAATAGAATATCCCATAGAGATATTGCACAGGACTATATGTTAAAAAGACGAGTTATTACAAAGGTCCTACAGGAGAACAACTCTCCCCTTGTGGACTCGGTAGATTCATTTATTAGCACTTGTGCCAACTATCAGATCGACTGTTATCTATTGCCGTCAATTACTAGGCTTGAGTCTAGTTTTGGCCAGTTTACGCATCCAAACTCACATAATCCCTTTGGTTGGGGTGGTGGTTACATAATGTTTAATACATGGGGTGATTCTATTGATGCTGTAGGTAAGGGTTTGAGAACCAACTATATAGATAAGGGAGCGGCTGACGTTTACGATATTGGTAAGATCTATGCTGCGAGTCCTACATGGGCGGTGCGCGTAGAGCGCTTTATGAATGACTTTAAGCGTGTTGAAAGCGAAGAGAGTTTACAGGCGAGTAACATTTCGCTATAATGGACGAACTTAGACCTGCCTGCCGGCAGGCAGGACTTAGAATATATGTACACCCATACACTAAAAAAACTTCCCAAAGGAACATTTGAGATAACGGTCAAGATGCCGTGGGCGATGATCGAGAAGGAAACTGAAAAAGCTTTTCAGACCCTAGCAGAGATGCTCGAGGTTGAAGGATACCGAAAAGGAAAAGCACCCAAGGAACTTGCTAAAAAGCAGATAAAGAAAGAAGCGATCTATCAGCAGATCATTCGAACGCTCTTTCCGGACATATATGCCGAGATAATCAAGAAGGAAGAATTGAAGCCGGCAATCTCTCCCCGTGTTGATCTTAAGCAAGCGAAAGAAAACGAGGACTGGGAACTGGTCTTTACACTTGCAGAAAAACCATCTGTAAAATTGGGAGACTACAAAAAGACGCTTGCAGACATTAAGGTAAAAAGAGGCAAGGCAGATATATGGGTTCCGGGTACTGAGGCCAAACCTGTGGATGATGACAAGGAAAAGGCGCGAAAGCAGCAGGAACTCTTAAACG is a window encoding:
- a CDS encoding matrixin family metalloprotease — translated: MRWIVYLAIILGMMGFAYYYPLPNICDKTVSYTIGSIDSRFNLTRMQVLENIKEAERYWETATGQDLFTYNPTAEKPITIQMVYDERQAIASEVNTEKSAVNQDKSTLQSRIDDFKKRSDELDKKVQSFNDKVSNWNKSSTQTEEEYGKLVAEQTELEQLTKQISAEARTLQLTTNDINTKIEQLNGNITTLQTVVKSKPEEGLFESASKTISIYYNNSQQELIHTIEHELGHGLGLDHLSNPLSIMYVQSNDTLIPTTDDVHAVSLICKKETFIDRIKTKRWKQTVRTVLNDIMYK
- a CDS encoding glucosaminidase domain-containing protein; its protein translation is MKILKLFLSVFVVLLFSGTNVLASDQQAGSSAILVASPKNEIANRISHRDIAQDYMLKRRVITKVLQENNSPLVDSVDSFISTCANYQIDCYLLPSITRLESSFGQFTHPNSHNPFGWGGGYIMFNTWGDSIDAVGKGLRTNYIDKGAADVYDIGKIYAASPTWAVRVERFMNDFKRVESEESLQASNISL